The Mytilus galloprovincialis chromosome 2, xbMytGall1.hap1.1, whole genome shotgun sequence genome has a window encoding:
- the LOC143065109 gene encoding uncharacterized protein LOC143065109 isoform X1: protein MTTKRFPETFVEEFHDGDSVSKMRYNDLGNTGMKVSVLSYGASSLGSVFHETNDAESQKVVEFVLKSGINYIDTAPWYGHGKSETVLGKALPSVPRQSYYLATKVGRYQPEVENMFDFRAERVIQSVDESLQRLGLEYIDIIQVHDMEFAPNLDIIINETLPALQKIKDSGKAKFIGITGYPLENFRTVIDKSTIKIDTVLTYCRACMYDNSLVDYIPYFQEKGIGIVNASPIGMGLLSNRGPPEWHPALPEIKDACKKCAEYCKEQNVDISRIATAFTLQQEVATTLVSSASLENMKKNLDSVYNPLTEKEKQVSSYVIKTYLDPLSVKHWEGAEVAQYRESIAKLNKSN from the exons ATGACGACGAAACG GTTTCCAGAAACTTTTGTCGAGGAATTCCATGATGGGGATTCAGTATCAAAGATGAGGTATAACGACTTGGGCAACACTGGCATGAAAGTATCAGTTCTCAGTTACG GCGCTTCTTCACTAGGCAGCGTTTTTCATGAAACTAATGATGCAGAGTCACAGAAAGTTGTTGAGTTCGTCCTTAAAAGTGGAATCAACTATATAGACACCGCTCCTTGGTATGGTCATGGTAAATCAGAAACAGTTCTAGGCAAG GCATTGCCATCAGTTCCAAGACAATCTTATTATTTGGCAACAAAAGTGGGACGTTATCAGCCAGAGGTAGAGAACATGTTTGATTTCAGAGCAGAAAGGGTAATACAGAGTGTAGACGAGAGTTTACAGAGGCTTGGGTTGGAATACATTGATATCATACAG GTGCACGACATGGAATTTGCGCCTAATTTAGACATAATTATCAATGAAACACTACCAGCTCTCCAGAAAATCAAAGACAGTGGAAAGGCAAAGTTTATTGGCATAACAGGTTATCCTTTAGAAAATTTTAG AACAGTGATAGATAAAAGTACTATTAAGATTGATACCGTATTAACATACTGTAGAGCATGTATGTACGATAACTCACTGGTGGATTATATTCCATATTTTCAG GAAAAGGGTATTGGTATTGTCAATGCTTCGCCTATTGGTATGGGGCTACTTTCTAATAGAGGACCTCCAGAATGGCATCCTGCATTACCTGAAATAAAAGATGCTTGCAAGAAATGTGCAGAGTACTGTAAG GAACAAAATGTAGATATTTCCCGAATAGCAACAGCTTTTACTTTACAACAAGAAGTAGCTACAACATTGGTCAGTTCTGCAAG TTTAGAGAATATGAAAAAGAACCTTGACTCAGTATACAATCCACTAACGGAAAAGGAGAAACAGGTGTCAAGTTATGTAATCAAAAC atATCTAGATCCACTGTCAGTTAAACACTGGGAAGGTGCAGAAGTAGCACAGTACCGGGAGTCCATAGCAAAACTTAACAAAAGCAATTAA
- the LOC143065109 gene encoding uncharacterized protein LOC143065109 isoform X2, whose amino-acid sequence MFPETFVEEFHDGDSVSKMRYNDLGNTGMKVSVLSYGASSLGSVFHETNDAESQKVVEFVLKSGINYIDTAPWYGHGKSETVLGKALPSVPRQSYYLATKVGRYQPEVENMFDFRAERVIQSVDESLQRLGLEYIDIIQVHDMEFAPNLDIIINETLPALQKIKDSGKAKFIGITGYPLENFRTVIDKSTIKIDTVLTYCRACMYDNSLVDYIPYFQEKGIGIVNASPIGMGLLSNRGPPEWHPALPEIKDACKKCAEYCKEQNVDISRIATAFTLQQEVATTLVSSASLENMKKNLDSVYNPLTEKEKQVSSYVIKTYLDPLSVKHWEGAEVAQYRESIAKLNKSN is encoded by the exons at GTTTCCAGAAACTTTTGTCGAGGAATTCCATGATGGGGATTCAGTATCAAAGATGAGGTATAACGACTTGGGCAACACTGGCATGAAAGTATCAGTTCTCAGTTACG GCGCTTCTTCACTAGGCAGCGTTTTTCATGAAACTAATGATGCAGAGTCACAGAAAGTTGTTGAGTTCGTCCTTAAAAGTGGAATCAACTATATAGACACCGCTCCTTGGTATGGTCATGGTAAATCAGAAACAGTTCTAGGCAAG GCATTGCCATCAGTTCCAAGACAATCTTATTATTTGGCAACAAAAGTGGGACGTTATCAGCCAGAGGTAGAGAACATGTTTGATTTCAGAGCAGAAAGGGTAATACAGAGTGTAGACGAGAGTTTACAGAGGCTTGGGTTGGAATACATTGATATCATACAG GTGCACGACATGGAATTTGCGCCTAATTTAGACATAATTATCAATGAAACACTACCAGCTCTCCAGAAAATCAAAGACAGTGGAAAGGCAAAGTTTATTGGCATAACAGGTTATCCTTTAGAAAATTTTAG AACAGTGATAGATAAAAGTACTATTAAGATTGATACCGTATTAACATACTGTAGAGCATGTATGTACGATAACTCACTGGTGGATTATATTCCATATTTTCAG GAAAAGGGTATTGGTATTGTCAATGCTTCGCCTATTGGTATGGGGCTACTTTCTAATAGAGGACCTCCAGAATGGCATCCTGCATTACCTGAAATAAAAGATGCTTGCAAGAAATGTGCAGAGTACTGTAAG GAACAAAATGTAGATATTTCCCGAATAGCAACAGCTTTTACTTTACAACAAGAAGTAGCTACAACATTGGTCAGTTCTGCAAG TTTAGAGAATATGAAAAAGAACCTTGACTCAGTATACAATCCACTAACGGAAAAGGAGAAACAGGTGTCAAGTTATGTAATCAAAAC atATCTAGATCCACTGTCAGTTAAACACTGGGAAGGTGCAGAAGTAGCACAGTACCGGGAGTCCATAGCAAAACTTAACAAAAGCAATTAA